A single window of Gadus morhua chromosome 22, gadMor3.0, whole genome shotgun sequence DNA harbors:
- the LOC115535334 gene encoding protein S100-A6, producing MSVLDSIGFLIATFERYAGEDGDKRTLSKPELKKLIQTELKGLIATSKPGEVDKLMDDLDHNKDKLVDFKEYMTFMAAVTMICHEFFTKQ from the exons ATGTCTGTTCTAGATAGCATCGGTTTTCTCATCGCTACCTTCGAAAGGTATGCTGGGGAAGATGGGGACAAACGCACCCTGTCCAAGCCGGAGCTTAAAAAACTGATTCAAACTGAGCTGAAAGGTTTAATAGCG ACATCCAAACCAGGTGAGGTAGACAAACTAATGGATGACCTGGACCATAACAAGGACAAGTTGGTGGATTTCAAGGAGTACATGACTTTCATGGCTGCCGTAACAATGATTTGCCATGAGTTCTTTACAAAGCAGTAG